A segment of the Corylus avellana chromosome ca2, CavTom2PMs-1.0 genome:
TAACATGCACTGCACACAAGAAGCTCATGTACAAAACATTGGcacccaaaataaataattatgtaaaagaaaacattaaacagTTACATAAGACTATTGTATCACATGTACGGATGTACCATTATATCTTCTAAGtgatatagacttataacagcATTCTAAATTAGTGGTCTACaaccatttttattattataccATATTCCTTTTGCAAAAAACGATATTTTCCTGTGGTCAATCTAGTAATGCCTTCATGCTACATTTTATTTATCTATGATAAAAGTTTCAATTGTGAGTATACAAAATGCTCCAGAAAGAACATAACCTGATGCAAGACTTGCAACACTTCTCCCTCTGTGAATAATTGAGAAGATCTACTGATAGATAAGCTTTGATCACAGAGCTCCATCTGAATGTAGAGTTGCTCATTTTCAAACCAAGAAGAATAGTATCCAACAATGTTTTCATGAGACCCTAGAAAGGAAAGATggtaaaatttattaaaaaagatattaagcagaaatacaaaaactaaaagaaaatttacatTCATACCTAAAGCTGCCAAAGCTTGAACTTCCATTAAAGCTTTCCTCCTGCAAAGTGCAATATTATTGCATAAGCAAGTTACTTGACCGAAACATAGAAGTATCTAAATCCATAAAGCAGCTACCTTTCTGCATCTTGATGTAACTGCCTTGTGCTGTGTTTCACAGCATACAAGCAACCATCAATTCTCTTCAAGACTTTGAATACGCAACTAAAGTTCCCCATACCAATTTGCTGCAATTGCAAAGCAAAAACATAACAGGTTACATAAGAGCCAGAAACTTGACAAATAAGTACATAAATAAGAACTATTTGATCTTAAGTTATAAATTTAGGCATATTTACAGGTACCTTAATCTCATGGAAATCAGTGTGATAGCGTGAAAGGCCATCTCCACCAATAAGTGCAGGGAAGAAACCTGCACATTGCAGCATTATGGAATTAAAACTTCCAAGATGAAGAATCTCTGAGAACCTTCTGCCAACTCAATCTCTGGCCTCCAAAATAATAAGGGGGAAATGGATGGAAACTCTTTCAAATGAATCTTACAATGAGCCTCTAGAAACCAGAACTGTACCTGCACATTTTGATCTTTGATTGCCAAAAGGATCTAAGTCCATTTCTGAATTACCCATCAAATATGGATTCTTAATGCAAGGAGGGGGCATAACCCGACAACGCAAGGCAACTGCAGATTGTGATACATAATTATGAATCTTCTGTGTTCCAGGTACAGCTGCTTTCTCTAACTTCACTTCATCTGTATCTGTACCAAATGTATCATTTGCAAGTTCCACCACTTGTTGATGGCCAGAAAAGCTAGGACTGAGAGGATTTACCAAGATACTATCTGCGAAAAGCATAGATGTTCAGTTGCATAAAGGAAGGAACTACCTTTTAGCATCTGAAAAGTTtaaatcaacaacaacaaaaaagtggAAATACATGGATAAAAAATGATTTGTTGTAAAATATGTATTCAATACTTTGTCTGCTTCCACGTGTAATTAAAATACACAGGCAGGTAGCAAAGTGATGCCACAAAAAGGAAACTAATGGTAAGGGATGGATAGATAAAATAAGAATTGCAACATGTCGTGTACTCAAGACCCTAGCCTGCATAATTCTACACATTAGACATGTTCATCAAAAAGTTCCAAAACAATTTCTACTTGGATACATCTTAGGGCGCATTGCTGTTCATTTCAGATAAGTTTCTCTCCAATTTGATGACGTTAATGAAAAGCTTAAGTTCTAGGAAGTTGTATAATTTAAATCCTAATCACGTATACAATTGTTCACATTTACAATGCACACTTTTTTTAACTTGATGCAAGGAAACATGCATCACTGTTCTACCGCGTAATCCAAACGAACCTATCCTTATTAAAGTACGACCCAATGAAGAAAACATTTAGACACCTTCGCTGTTTGTGTTGTACTGCATTTGTGAGTACTACAATTAGACACTTTCTGTCAAATGTACGGCAAAACCACATGCTCTACTTGACACTGAATACAGATTCAGGTAATGTCGCAATACTACCAGAACACGAAAGGGCCGAAACCTTTCTCCACAAGACACATTCCCTCTCATACCCTGCTCACTATGGTTTCCCAACTAGCACTGAACAAGTAATTACCATGGAATAGCTTGCATCCTCACACTACTCAAACTAAACAACTAGcacaaaaaaccaaatttgTTGAGAATTTCAATCCTAGATACCTCAAAAGTTTCATATACGGACATCTTTAAACTTCACATACCTATAAAAACGAGAATTTATAGTGAAACAACCCATGTATATGCTAACAACACCATTCCTTCAGTGGACGCAAAGGAGACAATTCTCATGACGCTATCAACACATACAATTCGATGTGTTCCCTCAATCTATTATCGGAAAAcattcaacaaacaaaaaatcacaactGCAACAACTAATCTCACCTGGCCGACGCCTCTTACTTCTGACAGTATTCAGCTTATCCGGCGACTTCGGGCAAGGGATGTTTTCCTGTGGAAACAAAgcgaaaaaaaatattaatttgttccATCAATCCTAAAATCGCATCCCTGAATATGAAATCTGAGACTTTTATTTACATCACCTTGTTGCAATCGAAACCGTTCAGTAAATTTTGATTATCCGGGGTGATATAATCCGGAGTGCTACATTCACAGCAAaaacccccaaaaaataaaCCATAAGAAAATTGATCGTCAAATAAACACACAGAAAGTGTTCGTATAACACAAAAAAGAATCAGagcatcaatttttttcatccaaattgcacatgaaaacctaaaaaaaaatccaatatgaTTTCATTCATTTGTAAGAAAAATCTGTGAAAGATATGAAAGTTTCACCAGAAGAAATCTTGGCTGAGAATGAAATCTTTCTCGTCGGCGTCTGCGTCGGACGGCAGATTCGCCTCCGCGGCGGCTTCTTGTTCCAGAAGTTTCTGGAAGAGAGAGGGAGCATTGGATAGAGACGATGAGGTGGAAGAAGATGTTTGGTGGTGGTGAAAGGGAGCCACTGAGATCTGCCCCAGCTGAACCTGCAAGCGCCTCGCTAGCGTGCCCTCCATTTCTCTGCTCCTCCTCTTCCCGTTGCCGCTCCTCTTTAGGGTTTTTCTCTTCAtcaaccctctctctctctctttctttcactgTCTCTTTGTCTGCCTAAATTGCTCGATTTTTGAGCATGAAATTCAAATTGCGCGGGATGGGGGTGGATTGGGTGGGATGAGAAGCACACTGGAGAATGATTTTATCCTTAGATCTTGTGGTTTTGAACCGTCCGATCATCATCGTGGACTCCTTGATCGTGGTTTTCTGCGTTAGGTGAGTTGTGTTGCGTACTACGGAAGCTTTACTAGTTTTAGTGGTAGGAAAAAGTTAGTGCGCACAAAGGGaataaaagagtaattttaagactttttttttttttcttcttctttttttttttttaaataatcattAATTCGGTAGGACTCATACCTTTATTTAAGTGgatattacaaatttaatgattaatttttttaataatggatTATGGTTTCAATAATGGATTTTAAAAGtagcgtttttaaaatcgtaaagaggtttgataaaacatattaaaaattacttttttattaggGATAAGTGCAAAATTGATCCATATGGTTagcctaatttacaaattactccctgtgatttaaaaaataatttataggtccctaaggtaggctaaaataacattttactcctcaaactcattttctgttaaatgacttaacaaaAACCATTTCATTGCCACCttacacccaataaaaataaaacacaagttcttttttatttatgcttttaaaaaatgacaaataaactTTTTCACATTATTGTCAGACTCTAGCACACActtcacgtcaaattaaataaacataatccctctatatccccCTGTgctgccgtcgtcttcatcttccccgcTGATTATTGCGTTCATCCCCACCGATTCTTACCatcgtcttcatcttcatcttccttacCGATTCTTGCGTCCATCTCACAGGATACGTCACGATGGTAAGCCACCTTACTTTGGAGCTTTTTTACTTCCGCTTTTAAGATTTTGGGCAACTTCGATCTATGGGTTACTCTGAGATTTTTGGGCATTTGCGATTTTGGATTGGTGCGTTTTTGGGCAGTCTTTCTTTGGaattttggatttgtttttgggcattGAAGCGTCTTCAAAATTTGTTTCTGGGCAACAGAAACAAtctatccctctctctctttttttttttttttttctttttttttttgggttctatGGCAAGCACAGTTGTGCTGTTTAGTGGTAGGCACAAAGTACAAATGATGGATACCACAAAAGAGTGTTTTAAGAAAGAATCGGTGAAGATGAAGTCAACGGCAAGAATCGGTGAGGATGGACACAATAATCgatggggaagatgaagatgactGCATGGACAGTGAATCGgtaatgaagatgaagatgacggTGGCACATGGAATATAGAGGGATTAAGTTTATTTAAATTGCCGTGGAGTGTGTGCTGGAGTCTAATAATGACGTGTAAAagcttatttgttattttttaaaagcataaataaaaaagaatacatGTTCTGTTTTTATTAGGTGTGAGGTGGCAATGAAACAGTTTCTgttaagggcccgtttgggaatgcgatttcaataagtgcgatttaaaaaattgcgtttttaaaatcgctactttttaaaattgcacaggcgtttggtaaaacatgctaaaaagtactcatatatttatatgagtgtttggataacattagcatataaatatataattgcggtttcatgaccaaattaccaataaggacatttatttataagagtaaaataactaacattgtctgTAAGCCTTCATTTTTAACACCTATGCAAACTaaagtatgacttataatttgaaattaactttgagttttctacttaggcaattatatattgctatattacttgtttctatatgtttttttgttttagtcattattttaaattgttactGTGCAATGCAGATCACTGTTCAGTGATCCAGAAAAATACTCTGGTCTCTGTGCACTGcacagtaaaaaaattaaaataaaaaaaaatcacaaattatcacTGTCTAttgtccattaaaaaaaatatataaaaaaatcgtCACAAACTGTTACAGTgcaatacccattaaaaaataaaaataaaaatacatcaCAAATTGTTACTATACAgcacctttaaaaaaaaaaaaaaaaaaaaatcgtcatTGTAAACATCACTATGCAGTGCACAGTGACCTGAGAAAAATCAACTTGGTCACTGTacagtatttaaaaaaaaaaaaaaaaagcctcataCGGTTACTGTACATGCACTATCACATTACTAGTGATCTATCATTGCATGCTATGATGGATTGTAGATCACTATGCATGCAcggtaatctaaataaaatttttttaaaaaaaaaaatcacaactttactcTGTAGAAATGGTCGAAGAACATAaacgcatatataaaaaaacacagtaatcatacaaaccacataaaacAACACTAAACACCAAACAGtgaaaagttttacaaaagcaaatgagttatatggagagaaaaaaaaaatattaaggtaAGATTATTACCTGGTAGAGGGGCGAAGAGATGGACAAcatgtagtgtcccagaattttcaaagctatttaaatagattattttgataatgatgttattttaatatccattgtagctaaggattttaattcttgggaaatttatgagagtggtaattagagaatggtaattggtgaaatagtaaaatgagggtataattgtaaagtgaagatagaatgagggtataattgtaaattgaaggtagaatagtatagggttggtgaaatagtatagggttggtgaaatagtatagggttggtgaaatagtaaaatgagggtataattgtaaattgacggtaaaatagtgtttgattttctcctataaatagagctcttctccttcagaattttcaccactcatctcctctcccatctcttgcatatattcttccttcttccgctttttactcggtctttcttctttctaagagtgtttactcagaacagagagagaaagggcgagaccaagcgctacaagaaagaaagaacacaaaagatagcggactttagaaagtagtttcaaaagatatactagtggtgttagtcatattggagcaactagattctttcataccacttttagcttcagtctagaggtaagtaaattcactaccccttctaaaattacttcatgtcatgctatttattcattctttagtaaattgtaaatgattattttttttacgtattatgaagttatgttgcatgcatgaaggatttctaaaagaattatctagaaagtttctatttatttaaacgctttctaagtacaacaagtttatatttgaaaaggtttccattttgagaaaagaaagttgagaaatgatgatgtttataagaaagaaaaatgatgataaaccctcctacatgttgcccaaagatgcatcaaaagaagtacaaagaaaagtacaagagatgagataaatgtttatgaaatgagggcacatgtatggaggagagtatttttggccccaagataagataagatgagagttcggtaccgatactcggatggaggcgaaaccactgaaggaggctatgccagaaggtggtattccatcaactagacagttgagtgcaccaagaaagagttaattgacggtcgggcatggctgtggccacagttcagtgccatggtcacaaggacccgcaaccctcgtgcacaggggtaatagtgtacatgggccctattatgagaaaatgatactatattttcaacgatgatatgctatgataatttacaaagattatttataatgatgcattatgatgatgatttataaagatgatttacaacgatgatctattactagatgtaatagtatgtatatgttacgggagatgcaaccgtacatacagatattattatggctaaaattatatttatttgcgaaaatgattttcaaaactgagaacaaggagtaaaactatttatggttgtggattttacttgctgggccccctttgggctcattcagttttatttcttgttttcaggtagcaaggatgctggaataggaggccggaatggggtgggaataattattaattttccaagtcttttcatataagttattgtaNNNNNNNNNNNNNNNNNNNNNNNNNNNNNNNNNNNNNNNNNNNNNNNNNNNNNNNNNNNNNNNNNNNNNNNNNNNNNNNNNNNNNNNNNNNNNNNNNNNNCTTTAAACCTCGGGTAATACTTGCTTTGTCTTTTTCAAGAATTTGAATTAATTGAAATTGTTCGCTGCCAACAAACTCTTGCGTAAATTGATGTTAAATTTTCTGGGAAAATAACGTTTGGACAAATTTGTCAACCTTTGGTTTCTGGGTGTG
Coding sequences within it:
- the LOC132171474 gene encoding wee1-like protein kinase translates to MKRKTLKRSGNGKRRSREMEGTLARRLQVQLGQISVAPFHHHQTSSSTSSSLSNAPSLFQKLLEQEAAAEANLPSDADADEKDFILSQDFFCTPDYITPDNQNLLNGFDCNKENIPCPKSPDKLNTVRSKRRRPDSILVNPLSPSFSGHQQVVELANDTFGTDTDEVKLEKAAVPGTQKIHNYVSQSAVALRCRVMPPPCIKNPYLMGNSEMDLDPFGNQRSKCAGFFPALIGGDGLSRYHTDFHEIKQIGMGNFSCVFKVLKRIDGCLYAVKHSTRQLHQDAERRKALMEVQALAALGSHENIVGYYSSWFENEQLYIQMELCDQSLSISRSSQLFTEGEVLQVLHQIAKALQFIHERGIAHLDVKPDNIYIKNGVYKLGDFGCATLIDKSLPIEEGDARYMPQEILNEKYDHLDKVDIFSLGAAIYELIRGSPLPESGTRVLNLKEGKLPLLPGHSLQLQNLLKVMVDPDPVRRPSAKELVENPIFDRYLRNAA